A genomic window from Periweissella cryptocerci includes:
- a CDS encoding MFS transporter: MLKNKEPWQQNLIVLWFGTFMAGMAFSEIMPFLSLYVDTLGHFSKSQLTFLSGITFSATFVVTAIVSPLWGKLADRKGRKLMLLRASLGMAIVLGAMGLVSNVWQLIALRLLQGVFSGYISNANALIASETPKTQAGKAMGTIVTGSTAGGLLGPLLGGTLAGIFSYRMTFFITAGILFLVFFLSWFFVKETFKPSAAQMAHAQTSKQVWGQIKYPHLIWGLFITTMIIQAGNNSITPILSLYVRELLNGHGSVTFMAGIVAAVPGVATIIAAPRFGRLGDRIGTDRMITFGFIFAIIVYIATAFTTNIWQLIALRFLVGISDATMVPAVQTMLTKYTPRSATSRIFSYNQSFQAMGNIMGPQIGSVVSHFFNYTGVFVSTAVLVGMNFTLFRFNSKPVRKEREAREAAEHAA; this comes from the coding sequence ATGCTTAAAAATAAAGAGCCTTGGCAACAAAATTTAATCGTTCTCTGGTTTGGTACCTTCATGGCTGGGATGGCTTTCTCGGAAATCATGCCTTTCCTGTCCCTCTACGTGGATACGCTTGGTCACTTCAGCAAGAGTCAACTAACTTTCCTTAGTGGGATAACATTTTCCGCAACTTTTGTCGTTACCGCCATCGTTTCACCGCTTTGGGGTAAGTTAGCCGATCGCAAAGGGCGGAAGTTAATGCTATTACGGGCGTCATTGGGGATGGCAATCGTTCTAGGCGCGATGGGGCTAGTTAGCAATGTCTGGCAGCTAATTGCGCTCCGGCTCTTACAAGGGGTCTTCTCAGGCTATATTAGTAATGCCAACGCGTTGATTGCGTCCGAAACACCTAAAACACAAGCGGGGAAAGCAATGGGGACAATTGTCACTGGCTCAACGGCTGGTGGTTTACTTGGGCCCCTCCTTGGTGGTACGTTAGCGGGGATTTTCAGTTACCGCATGACCTTCTTCATCACCGCCGGCATCTTGTTCTTGGTTTTCTTCTTGAGTTGGTTCTTCGTTAAGGAAACGTTCAAACCATCCGCCGCCCAAATGGCACACGCCCAAACATCCAAACAAGTTTGGGGACAAATTAAATATCCCCACTTAATCTGGGGCTTATTCATTACCACGATGATTATCCAAGCTGGTAACAACTCAATTACCCCCATCCTCAGCCTGTACGTGCGTGAGCTACTAAATGGTCATGGGAGCGTCACGTTTATGGCCGGCATTGTGGCGGCCGTCCCCGGGGTGGCAACGATTATTGCCGCACCGCGCTTCGGTCGACTCGGCGATCGTATCGGGACTGACCGGATGATTACGTTTGGCTTCATCTTCGCAATTATCGTGTACATTGCCACCGCGTTTACGACCAACATTTGGCAGCTAATTGCCTTGCGTTTCCTTGTTGGGATTTCCGATGCAACCATGGTGCCTGCCGTCCAAACAATGCTGACGAAGTACACCCCTCGCTCGGCGACAAGTCGGATCTTTTCATATAATCAAAGTTTCCAAGCCATGGGGAATATCATGGGACCACAAATTGGTTCCGTCGTTTCCCACTTCTTCAACTATACCGGCGTCTTCGTATCAACTGCTGTATTAGTCGGTATGAACTTCACGTTATTCCGCTTTAATTCTAAGCCCGTCCGTAAAGAACGCGAGGCTCGCGAAGCAGCGGAGCACGCCGCTTAA
- a CDS encoding UDP-N-acetylmuramoyl-tripeptide--D-alanyl-D-alanine ligase: MKIKLTDVAHAVHATNDITEYADIEITSVAFDSRDLKPGALFIPLIADNDGHNFIADAQANGAVATLWGKDHIASVPNDFPVLLVNDTLIGLQDLARAYLAKLNPKVVAVTGSNGKTTTKDLIAAIGSTQYNMIKTPENFNNEIGTPITILRMEQSTELLVVELGMDRSGQLDFLSNLVKPDIAVITMIGEAHIEFFKTRARIADAKMEIVNGLNPEGLFVYNGDEPLLVERAQNVKQEQRTFGLDASNELYAIDIQADDYSTSFQTNKWPNITFTIPLLGDYNVANALAAISIGIELGISAENLQIALRNVVLTSNRTQWIQMRNGARILSDVYNSNPTAAKEVLKTFANTRVDGKRYVVLGDMLELGEDSRDLHAQLADYIEPAEVAGVYLVGEDVTALAAALQAKFTTDQIHQYAANDKASLVTDLQAILEPTDTVMLKASHGIHLEQVLAELLK, translated from the coding sequence ATGAAAATTAAACTTACAGATGTTGCTCATGCAGTGCATGCAACAAATGATATTACAGAATATGCTGATATTGAAATTACATCAGTGGCTTTTGACAGTCGGGACTTGAAACCCGGCGCCTTGTTTATCCCTTTGATTGCGGATAACGATGGTCATAACTTTATTGCTGATGCCCAAGCAAATGGTGCCGTAGCAACTTTGTGGGGTAAAGACCACATTGCTAGCGTTCCAAATGATTTCCCTGTGCTCTTGGTTAACGATACTTTGATTGGCTTGCAAGATTTAGCCCGCGCTTATTTGGCAAAACTCAATCCGAAGGTCGTTGCGGTCACTGGTTCAAATGGTAAAACGACGACAAAAGACTTGATTGCGGCTATTGGTAGTACTCAATATAACATGATTAAGACGCCAGAAAACTTTAACAATGAAATCGGGACACCAATCACCATCTTGCGGATGGAACAAAGTACGGAACTTTTAGTTGTTGAATTAGGGATGGATCGTTCTGGGCAACTCGATTTCTTGAGCAACCTCGTGAAACCAGATATTGCGGTAATCACCATGATTGGTGAAGCACACATTGAATTTTTCAAAACGCGCGCACGGATTGCTGACGCCAAAATGGAAATCGTTAACGGTTTGAATCCAGAAGGGTTATTCGTTTACAACGGCGATGAACCATTGTTAGTTGAACGTGCCCAAAATGTTAAGCAAGAACAACGTACATTTGGTTTGGACGCCAGCAATGAACTTTACGCCATTGATATTCAAGCGGATGATTATTCAACGAGCTTCCAAACTAACAAATGGCCAAATATCACCTTTACGATTCCATTGTTAGGTGATTACAACGTTGCCAATGCATTAGCGGCAATCTCAATTGGGATTGAACTAGGGATTTCAGCCGAAAACCTCCAGATTGCGTTGCGTAACGTTGTGTTAACTTCAAACCGGACGCAATGGATTCAAATGCGCAACGGCGCGCGGATTTTGAGTGATGTGTATAATTCAAATCCAACCGCTGCCAAGGAAGTTTTGAAGACTTTTGCGAATACGCGCGTTGATGGTAAACGCTACGTTGTGCTTGGCGATATGCTGGAGCTTGGTGAAGACAGTCGTGATTTACACGCGCAATTAGCAGACTATATTGAACCAGCAGAAGTCGCCGGTGTGTACTTAGTTGGTGAAGACGTTACCGCGTTAGCAGCCGCGTTGCAAGCGAAGTTCACAACCGACCAAATCCACCAATATGCGGCAAATGATAAAGCATCATTGGTAACCGATTTACAAGCAATCTTGGAACCAACTGATACCGTAATGCTCAAAGCAAGTCACGGGATTCATTTGGAACAAGTTTTGGCAGAGTTATTAAAATAA
- the msrA gene encoding peptide-methionine (S)-S-oxide reductase MsrA, whose protein sequence is MSEQLDTAIFAGGCFWCMVAPFDSLPGIVKIRSGYTGGHTVDPTYEEVSSHTTGHTEAVKIWFDPSLYSYEQLVATYWQVTDPTDAGGQFQDRGDNYRPVIFVNSAEQRAIAEKSKTELQATPIFAQPIVTTIEDAQPFYEAEEYHQDFYKKNKSRYEAEHAPRAEFEKAHWDK, encoded by the coding sequence ATGAGTGAACAACTTGATACAGCAATTTTTGCGGGTGGATGTTTCTGGTGTATGGTGGCTCCCTTTGACAGTTTGCCAGGAATTGTTAAGATCCGTTCGGGTTATACTGGTGGGCACACCGTCGACCCAACGTACGAAGAAGTCTCAAGCCACACAACTGGCCACACAGAAGCCGTTAAAATTTGGTTTGACCCTTCTCTTTACAGCTACGAACAATTAGTTGCAACTTACTGGCAGGTCACTGACCCCACTGATGCTGGCGGACAGTTCCAAGACCGCGGCGATAACTACCGCCCTGTTATTTTCGTTAATAGTGCCGAACAACGGGCTATTGCCGAAAAGTCAAAAACCGAGCTACAAGCTACACCAATTTTTGCCCAACCAATTGTCACGACAATTGAAGACGCGCAACCATTTTATGAAGCCGAAGAATATCACCAAGACTTCTATAAGAAGAACAAATCACGCTACGAAGCAGAACACGCTCCCCGCGCTGAATTTGAAAAAGCCCACTGGGATAAATAA
- a CDS encoding Cof-type HAD-IIB family hydrolase → MYKAIVFFDLDGTLYSANHRSVSPENVQAIQQLRANNILPVINTGRNLADISEARQVTGITDIISENGASIMHDNQRIIQHAIPTPVIKALSRFAAAHNNPLALCDDDNTMLTAVDEWTEKQYHETDVAYNPEAYKHMPISMIMTFTPAVAELDLQVEYEAVFGDQLHFYRNSPFALDTVTIEADKATGMTEFINELGLAGAPTYAFGDGVNDLPVLRQADHAIVMGNGLAEVKAEAEYVTSSNLEGGIVEGLKQFGLI, encoded by the coding sequence ATGTACAAAGCGATTGTCTTTTTTGATTTAGATGGGACGTTGTATAGTGCGAACCACCGTAGTGTTAGCCCGGAAAATGTGCAAGCAATCCAGCAATTACGTGCCAATAATATTTTGCCAGTCATTAACACGGGGCGGAATTTAGCGGATATTAGTGAAGCGCGGCAGGTAACCGGGATTACGGATATTATTAGTGAAAATGGTGCATCAATTATGCATGATAATCAACGAATAATCCAGCATGCCATTCCAACGCCAGTGATTAAGGCGTTGAGTCGTTTTGCTGCGGCGCACAATAATCCGTTAGCGTTGTGTGACGATGATAACACAATGTTGACCGCCGTTGATGAGTGGACGGAAAAACAATATCATGAGACAGATGTTGCGTATAATCCCGAGGCCTACAAGCATATGCCAATCTCAATGATTATGACATTTACTCCAGCTGTTGCGGAATTAGATTTACAGGTGGAATATGAGGCCGTATTCGGCGACCAATTACACTTTTATCGGAACTCGCCGTTTGCGCTAGACACGGTGACTATCGAAGCTGACAAAGCCACTGGGATGACGGAATTCATTAACGAGCTTGGTTTAGCAGGTGCACCCACGTATGCGTTTGGTGATGGCGTGAATGATTTGCCCGTGTTACGGCAAGCAGACCATGCAATTGTAATGGGCAACGGTTTAGCAGAAGTTAAAGCTGAAGCCGAGTATGTAACAAGTAGTAATCTGGAAGGCGGTATCGTCGAAGGATTAAAGCAGTTCGGATTGATATAA
- a CDS encoding DUF1836 domain-containing protein, with protein sequence MAEYQNYQEWQTAMTMVTLPAWDDLPKFDLYMDQVLEFVNDALAPLELGTVTATMVNNYVKKKVVLAPNKKKYSIMQVADIILLTMLKSVFSLDVIRAGMNQITMGMYPKQAYDYFTGEIMKRLKNIGEVPTVPQNDDSALALIDATIEAMISKLNAEKILSFASTVKAPTTISEIK encoded by the coding sequence ATGGCAGAATATCAAAATTATCAAGAGTGGCAAACGGCAATGACAATGGTTACGTTACCAGCATGGGATGACTTGCCAAAGTTTGATCTGTACATGGATCAAGTGCTGGAATTTGTAAATGACGCCTTAGCTCCTTTGGAATTGGGGACCGTGACCGCCACAATGGTTAATAACTATGTGAAGAAGAAAGTTGTCCTTGCCCCAAACAAAAAGAAATACTCAATCATGCAAGTGGCAGATATTATTTTACTCACGATGCTGAAGTCAGTCTTTTCATTAGATGTCATTCGGGCGGGCATGAATCAAATTACAATGGGGATGTATCCCAAGCAAGCGTATGATTATTTTACGGGCGAAATTATGAAACGCCTCAAAAATATTGGCGAGGTGCCAACTGTCCCACAAAACGACGATAGCGCATTAGCATTAATTGACGCGACTATCGAAGCGATGATTAGCAAGTTAAATGCTGAAAAAATCTTGAGCTTTGCTAGCACAGTTAAGGCCCCCACAACAATTAGTGAAATTAAATAA
- a CDS encoding low molecular weight protein-tyrosine-phosphatase, whose translation MQNILFVCLGNIARSTMAEAMFRQMVKDANLQDKITVDSAGTSNWEVGNPPHPGTQGELFKHNIPFDGIKARQIKPKDFDWADYIITMDTQNIDDLMRKAPNKAAQQKIHMAYDILPGYEGKEIPDPWYSHRFDITFEQLSETLPAWLTKIEKELD comes from the coding sequence ATGCAAAACATTCTATTTGTTTGTCTTGGTAATATTGCGCGCTCAACAATGGCTGAAGCAATGTTCCGGCAAATGGTTAAAGACGCTAATTTACAAGATAAAATTACCGTTGATTCGGCTGGAACGTCAAACTGGGAAGTGGGTAATCCTCCACATCCCGGTACCCAAGGCGAACTATTCAAACACAATATTCCCTTCGACGGCATTAAAGCACGGCAAATCAAACCGAAAGATTTTGACTGGGCGGATTACATCATCACGATGGATACCCAAAACATCGATGACTTGATGCGTAAAGCACCCAACAAAGCCGCCCAACAAAAAATCCATATGGCGTATGATATCTTACCAGGTTATGAAGGTAAGGAAATTCCTGATCCTTGGTACTCACACCGTTTTGATATAACTTTTGAGCAGCTCAGCGAAACACTACCAGCTTGGCTCACGAAGATTGAAAAAGAACTCGACTGA
- a CDS encoding class A sortase — protein sequence MTKKKSTRFQKVLVNVVAIILVLVALVLIFNRQLSRMMIHSYQPTVSAKMLAENKNKQANYDFDKVNALDFQTVAKARLEHKSINAIGLLNIPSIGLNLPIANGLDNETLALAAGTLKPNQKMGQANYALASHHVVAKDILFGPLYWKSRPGQKIYLTDLKNVYEYTTYQRKFIPATDVKVVDDVPGKQIITLITCDDTGDKRLMVRGKFNKVYKYKDAPKEAIKGFTKSFKVLK from the coding sequence ATGACTAAGAAAAAATCAACACGGTTCCAGAAAGTGTTGGTCAATGTTGTGGCAATCATCCTAGTACTGGTGGCTTTGGTACTGATTTTTAACCGGCAATTATCGCGGATGATGATTCATTCATATCAGCCAACCGTTTCCGCTAAAATGTTAGCAGAGAACAAAAACAAGCAAGCTAATTATGATTTTGACAAAGTTAACGCACTTGATTTCCAAACGGTCGCCAAGGCACGCTTGGAACATAAGTCAATTAACGCAATTGGCCTGCTTAACATTCCAAGCATTGGGTTGAATTTGCCGATTGCCAATGGTTTGGACAACGAAACATTAGCTTTAGCAGCCGGAACCTTGAAGCCAAATCAAAAAATGGGGCAAGCGAACTACGCTTTAGCTTCACACCACGTAGTTGCGAAGGATATTTTGTTTGGACCGTTGTACTGGAAAAGCCGACCCGGTCAAAAAATTTACCTAACGGACTTGAAGAACGTGTATGAATATACGACGTATCAACGGAAATTCATTCCCGCAACGGATGTGAAGGTGGTTGACGATGTGCCAGGCAAGCAGATTATTACACTGATTACATGTGATGACACCGGTGATAAACGATTGATGGTGCGTGGTAAGTTCAATAAGGTTTACAAGTACAAAGATGCGCCCAAAGAAGCGATTAAGGGATTTACAAAGTCGTTTAAAGTTTTGAAATAA